A single genomic interval of Takifugu flavidus isolate HTHZ2018 chromosome 19, ASM371156v2, whole genome shotgun sequence harbors:
- the zgc:112001 gene encoding ankyrin repeat domain-containing protein 9, producing the protein MASVSVASAAPSLDKRWKSFSLLFYRAVRDLKPVWMLEEMRTMEAFYQEDDLKQRTYTPSEALLYAIVHDHQPYARFLLGRYPEEALAKPSERFWCCPSSAPHLTMAVRYDRFCILRLILHESRVRLHTEDVRTLLHLACELQRPEAVVILLGSGASPQAVDQNGSTPLDVTLEKLRETSSGLATQCLDVLLMFTPKVRFKMRAALEAEPGLWRELLGENTFGYLAKKSPAPLVLIAMQTVVKQLSPATILDSLQELPIPTSLKPPGLPMARRARQQLI; encoded by the coding sequence ATGGCCTCTGTAAGTGTCGCCTCGGCGGCTCCGAGCCTCGACAAGCGCTGGAAGTCCTTCTCGCTGCTCTTCTACCGCGCCGTCCGTGACCTGAAGCCGGTGTGGATGCTGGAGGAAATGCGGACTATGGAGGCATTTTACCAGGAGGATGACCTGAAGCAGAGGACTTACACCCCCTCGGAAGCGCTTCTTTACGCCATAGTTCACGACCATCAGCCGTACGCGCGGTTCCTCCTCGGCCGGTACCCAGAAGAGGCGCTAGCGAAGCCCAGCGAGCGCTTCTGGTGCTGCCCGTCCTCCGCCCCTCACCTCACCATGGCTGTCCGATATGACAGGTTCTGCATCCTCAGGCTCATTTTACATGAAAGTCGCGTACGTCTCCACACGGAAGACGTGCGGACGCTGTTGCACCTTGCCTGCGAGCTGCAGCGGCCCGAAGCGGTCGTCATTCTGCTGGGAAGCGGAGCCTCCCCGCAGGCTGTGGACCAGAACGGCTCGACCCCACTGGATGTCACCCTGGAAAAGCTCCGGGAGACGAGCAGCGGTTTGGCCACCCAGTGTCTGGACGTCTTGCTCATGTTCACCCCGAAGGTTCGCTTTAAAAtgagagcagctctggaggcagAGCCGGGACTGTGGAGAGAGCTGCTGGGGGAGAACACCTTCGGTTACCTGGCCAAGAAAAGCCCAGCGCCTCTGGTTCTCATCGCCATGCAGACTGTGGTCAAACAGCTGAGCCCTGCGACCATCCTGGACAGCCTCCAGGAGCTGCCCATCCCGACCTCTCTGAAGCCGCCGGGTCTGCCTATGGCCCGGCGGGCAAGGCAGCAGCTGATATAG